In Hippoglossus hippoglossus isolate fHipHip1 chromosome 15, fHipHip1.pri, whole genome shotgun sequence, the genomic stretch ACATGCAATTGGATATTAAGTGAAATTTGGAGGTAGCAATCATCCATACTAAAATGTACTTACCAATGTAATGCAACTTCCTCAGAATAGGAGGAAGACAGTTTTGGTAAACTAGGAAGTAGAAAGTCAGTCTTTCATTGCACTGGGTTCATGTTGTTCAGTCTCCTCAATCTCTGCCATGGCTCTTCATCTCAGTGTTCTTCTCATCATCACTGGACTCACAGGTCAGACGCAGGGCTCATGTTAAATTTGTTCTTATACATGTGTTTATAATGACTGCAAATGTActagtttttattaaataaattggAGAGAAATTGTGATTTGGTGTGAGTTGCCAATCGTTTCTGTTCAAACACTGTATTTGTTCTTGTTGCAGGAGTTCACAACACCGTAACCACCGTCAGTAAAGTGTCGGTGAAGGCTGGAGGTTCGATCACCATCCCATGTCGCTATGACTTAATGTACAGAAACAACGTGAAGTACTTGTGTCAAGGTGAAACGTGGAGGGGATGCAAGTATGTAGTTCAAACAAACATACCACATAATTCAGGAGAGTTTTTGATCTCTGATGCCAAATCCCAGAGAATCTTCATTGTAACTATTAAAGATCTGATGAACACGGACAAATATTTCTGGTGTATTGTGGAGATCGATAATGGAATTGATGTTGGATCGCGATTTCTCCTGTCGGTCACCAATGGTAAGAGCCTTCAACTCACCTTTGAGCACATTTCAAATACTTTAGACTGATTACTTTGTTTTAAGTTTTATGTGATTCTTtatatatcaaatgtttttaaatatttccccAATTCCCCAATACCTACCAGTTATTCCTCccacaattttcttttaaatacatgttattTTCCCCCCAAGGTTTGCCTGGTCTTTATGTGGATAATCAGGAAATCAGTGGATTCATTGGAGAGAGTATAACCATCAGTTTTAACTACAGCACTGCTGGAGAAATTCAGTGGTGCAAAATGGGCGGGAGCTGTGTGAGAGGGCCGTCGGGAGCAATAGATGGAACAAGCGTAACCATAGACTCTGGGCGCCTCAATGTTTTCCATGTGTCCATGAGCGGACTGTCAACAGAAAGCGTCGGCTGGTATTTATGCATTAAAGGAGACTTACAGATGCCAGTGCATGTCAATGTTATTGAGAAACCCACCACTAGTAAGTGCTCCCAGTGattatgaatataaatgtattcCCTGTATAAccatttgtaaatgtttgattaGTTTTTAGGATTAATTATCGTATTACTCTTTTAATCActgtcctgtttttgaatcatAGCCACTCTTGCAACAACCGGATCGAACGGAGACCCAACACAGCACAGGTCAGAagtctttacattttaaagaactGAAAAAGTCCTGCCATGTATGTTTTTAAAGACACTTTATTTGAACTTAGATTTGCATAGGCCATATTAAGAGATTAATTtgtaataattttaaatatatatactgtataagaatgatgtattttacattacattgtACCTATGTACATTGTGCTAAGTTCATCTGCGTGCACAAAATGTACTCTGCAGCACTTCAATACACCTAAAGAGCCTCATCATCACTCTGAGTTTGTTGATCGTCATTGTACTGGTGACCTTGTTCGTCTGGTTTATGTTGAGAAAGCACAGTAAGTCTTAGCTGAACTGTGATAAATACAATTCATAACAaatttgtttgtggtttttaaataattttactTAATATCTGGAGTACGGTGAACATTGAGAGGCAGTAACATGAgtttttcactgtttaactTTTAGAGCAAAACAAGCCAGAATCATCAGCGATCACAACGGTAAGAGACGCCTGATATTTCCCATAggggggccacaatttacacagaggggccaattatatgtccaacatcaaTGCACAATTCCagattcagtaaggtgcacatttaagtcatttctTTTTGCCCCCCTGATTTATATATAGGTGAAGGTTAAtggaaaatacagaaacacagtgaaatgttaaTACCATAGGGAATGAGCACAATTGAGATGGATTAAACAGGTGCTTGTAAGGTTATAGTCAATTTTATAATGTGTTGGCCTTGGACCTATCTGTTTAAAATGGTTCAAGGTGATGATTTTCTCAAACATATAGATTATGAATTTGAATGTGAGGCACAACTGAAAACTTCTGAATCCATCTGTTTTGGTTTCCTCTTTCACAGGCTGAAGCGGATGTAACGTACTGCAATGttaaacacaaaagaaaaacttcagCGAAGGTAACACAGTTATTTCAAGAGTGAATTTGACTAGTTAGTCGACAGAGTCTCTGCAACAGAAGTTACGATTTACATTTTCCTTTCCCCTTTCGAAACAGTGTGAAGAGGAAGTAACGAACTCGACTGTTGGGTTCACACCATCAGACCAAGTAACCTTATAAATCTAAAATTTGGATTAAACTAGAAGACACAAACATGCTTAAACATTACTTATTATTTCACCAAGTGCAGCTACATATAATCCGTTTGAAAtccaaaacagaaaatcttccatttctatatttttgtgtttgccccccccccagataCCATGTGCTGAAACTGACATGGATGTGTTGTACAGTTCTGTGGTTACCATTAAACAACAACCAGAAAAAAGGGTAAATATTAAAACTACTGATCCCAACTGTACATTGTTTCTCATGTTCTGTATTTCACTTGTTTCAAATATTTTGTGTTCATGGTCTCAGAGTATTGTTATTATCTTTTTCTCTAATTGTCAAATTTACTTCTGTTCTCCAACAGGCTGAAGCACAAGATACAGATGTTACATACAGCAAATTGGCTCTGACCGGCCAAAATACTTGAACTGTTCTGTATCTGTAAATCACTATTAGTGGAGTTCTTCCAGGATATACTGCACgatttgttttaaactgttattGCTTTGTTGTGCTGTAGTTTCTTTCTACCTTTTTCTACCATCCACTAGAAAACATAAAGAAGCATTGGCCTGTTTGTTTGATAAATGCAAATTTTTAATTTATACCATTTATCAACCAGGGGATGAGATCATGTTCATAGTCCATCTCACAACAACCTCATACTGGGAACATACATTCAGGATTTTTGAAACTTTCCAATTTGTGAGAGGAGAATTACTGTAATATATTGTTTGATTCATAAAAAAACGATTTAGTGAGTAACACAATCAAATGAATTATGAAATATGTATTGCTTAATTCCCTAGGCCGCCAGACCGGTGCTCGGCGTGTGGCCGTCCTGTGGCCATCCAGGCAGGCCTCCcgaaaaatattattttgccCTTTGTctagaattattattatatttatttttactataatTGCACATGATCAAAACATTCAGTATAAGAGACTTGCAGGtcaaaatattatttatctATCAACAGCCTATATTCACTTTGTTTATACAGCGTTTATAAGATATTGTCTGTAactaaatgtgatttcaattgTAGtggctcattaaaaaaaatacaaatacatgagAGGATACATGCACTTATGGAGGACAGAAAACCATCTTGTCTGCAGCCAGGTactcttaaaggttcagtgtgtagaatttagtgacatctagtggtgaaattgcatgttgcagctgaatacccctcgactcaccctccccttccaaacacgaAAGAGCACCTctggtagccttcagttgtcctaacaactcaaaaggtgtttagtttgtccagtctgggctactgtaaaaaaaaacatggcggcctccgtagagaggaccctctcctgatgtaaatataaagtatttaaatataaagggctcattctagggtagagaaaacaacaatttgtacaatgtAGATAAAacacattagtgaaaacatcagtaggattatattatattaaatttctgccaatagatccctttcacctaaatcttacacactcaTAAGTCATAATTATCAGATAGTAAGTTATAATAACGAGATagtaagtcattattttgagaacGTTTCTGACTATAATGACTTACaggatctttatttttttcatcacagtgGCGGAAATGGTCTTCCATAGGTATCCGGTGATCATTgtaacaaaaaacatttcaacattgactttattttttttattaagcaGCCACGCTGTGATGTAAAAGGTACTTTTACTCAGGCACAAGTGCGACCGCCTCGGGTCCTGAGCCGCGGCTGTGATAGGTGTGGGTCTCGTTGCGGTACAGTCTCCTTCAGCTCGCCCTCCAACCGGTGACGCCTTCCCTCGGCCGTGCGGTGTGAGGAACATCTTTCTGGAAGTCACTTTACTTTACCCCCAGCCTCATCTCTAACCGGTAAGAGAACCATCTACGCGGACTGACACTGTTTTGTACCCGTTGACGAGCGACAATCTGCGGCGGAGCGTGTTTGACACATGCCGGTACTCTGCAGGCTAGCTAAGCTAGCTAAGCTAGCTGCAGTCGGCGTGCTGAGTCTGACACATGTCGAGTAAAACCATGgcagcttttctttgtgttacGCGCTTCATTTGTTGCTGATGAGCCGgcgtttgttttatttaaagtaaatgaagTAAATTAATCGCAACTTTACTACTTTCATTTCCACTGGGCGCTTCGTTAACCTCCCTCTGGCCTAGTTGGCAGATGTGAGCTGGAACTACGAGTGAACACTTGACTTAACACATCGCGCTAATTGTCACCGGCGTGTGCGTGGCCCCGCCAAGCGGTGCCTGCCAACTCGCGTGGAGGAGTAGTTTTAACGGGAGACGGGCCTGAACAGGACAAAATGgctcctgtctccctcagtgTAACCTTGTCCATCGGCTGTTACACACTTGTCCTCCCTGTGACTGTCCACCTGCAGCACCACAGTACCGGGTCTGCGTCAGATGGGATATGCACAGCGACGCTAGTaatgtttgttcattttaaatgtgcgATCAGAGGCAGTTAATGTCCTCAACTGGGACAAATGAAGCTGATCCCGTAACAGAAGGGGTTGGACAGTGTGCCCCAAAGACTGCAGTCCCCACAGTCTGCTAGAAAAACCACCGTGTCATCTACAGGACGGTGGATAGTAGTGAGGTGTTGGATGTAAATGTCGAACCCGCTAGTGCAAGGCCTTCTGCAGCTTTCCACTCATCAGCTGTGGCCACTGCAGCAGGATGGGATACAGCTTCATGTCGACATCCTCATCTTGACCATTTTTGTTAGAATTAATACTATTTACTACCACAGATCCTGCATACatataagaataaaaactatGACTTTAAAGCGAATTTACATTGTTTGCATGCAAATAATTCTTATGTCTCCATGGATTTTGTATACTGAATGAGTGGTGCCCATAAGTTCAAAAGTCTTAACCTTCAGTGGCAGTACTGACATTTTGTATTCATACAGTAACACTTGGGGTGCaattataaagtttattattgaaATCATACAAAAGCCATAGCATTACTGTCTTGCTGTGTAACtggacacacacagttggaAATGTACCGTAAGCATTTTATTTCGCTTCTGTTTACAGATACAATGGCCGTGCCTCCCACATATGCTGACCTGGGCAAGTCTGCCAAAGACATCTTCAACAAAGGCTATGGTATGATTCTCCACAGTCTGACCAATTATTTCTGTGATGATAAACATCTTGTTCTGCCAAGTATAGTTGATGTTGCAGACAAACTCTGAAAAACGTTCTTCTCTCCAGGTTTTGGCTTGGTGAAGCTCGATGTCAAGACAAAGTCAGACAGTGGAGTTGTAAGTACATTTCTTACAATTGTGGTTTCACAACATTAATATAACTTACTGTACTTCATATTTCACAGCCAGTTAAGTTAGTGACATTTCCTGACTCTGCTTTGAAAATACTTATTGTGCATTGTCGGCCATAAAGGTAAAAAGCTGCCACCCAGAACAATGAGGCCCATCCACAATAATTCTGCGATAAATTAACTGTGCTCGATCATCAATTGTCCTCaacctcttgtttttctccaaaTAACAGTAATAAATGACCTATACAGTTTCCTGGtattgtctgtctctgtgtatatatgcatgtgtctgtctgttactTGAGTGTGGTCCTCAAGTCATCAACTGTAGTGGGATTTACCTCAGAGGCAGCTTTGAGCCCACtggcagatgtttgtgtgtttatggacAGATATTGTCACCATGGTGGTGTCACTACTGTGTTAGATACATTCACAAAACTTAAAGTTGTGTAGCTGTGATCAAAATGAAGGTTGACTTTAAATATGGGTGTGGTCCGGACCCTGAATGCTAAGTATTACTCATGCAAAGTAGTAAAGACTGCTGAGCACTTATGAGTCGGAACATCAACATCTCAAAATTGTCTTGTTTGCTTTAAAAGCAACTTGTATGGTAATGGCATGATTTACTGTAGAGTTTATTTCATTCGTGGTTGTTTCATCCAGAGTCACTTGTcttaatgttctttttttagttataatttttttttttctaaaaatcGTCTCTTACAGGAAttcaaaacatctggatcctcCAACACTGACACCAGCAAAGTTGCAGGTAGTCTGGAAACTAAATACAAGAGGTCAGAATATGGTCTGACCTTCACTGAGAAGTGGAACACCGACAACACCTTGGGAACAGAAATCACAGTTGAAGATCAGGTTAGATTTATCGATTTCCTCCATCTGTTTAACAACAGCTGTCTGAATACTCTACACATGTCACCTGACAGAGCAACATTCATTTCTGTAACTGTCAAATGAACTCTGTTCTGTTTTCTCACAGATTGCCAAGGGActgaagttgacctttgacacaACCTTCTCACCAAACACTGGGTAAGTTCATGGTTAGAATAAAGTGTTCATGAAAAAGTTAGGTCCGTGTTACTTTAACTCAAATGTAAACCACTGCGCTGCCTCTCAACTGGACTTATGTTGGTAACCTGATCTGTGCTGCTGACAAGTGGAGTTGCCGTGTGTGACCCTGATCCCAGTATGCAGTTTTTCTACTGGAACATTACTACAATTGGCTGTTGGGTTTTACATATTTGTACGTTTGgatgatgtttttcagtttgtggttctcggggaggaaattaaaaagagaCTAGTGGGTCCATGAGGGCACGTGACTGCTTTCATATTGAGTGTAGGCAGGTTGTCGAGGTTTGGGTTATGTGGCTACATTGAGACAGCATGTTCAAGGCTTCAGTGTCGTGCTCCGACTGAGAAATAAAGACCAGCAGCGAGCTGAAGGCTGGTTTGTAGAAAGAGATGTGGAAGTTTGGCAAATTCTACCTTCACATCAGCCATTATTCAAACCTGGTGATGTGGCTGATAATTTTGTTATCTTCCACCAATGTTGCctctgaagaaaaataaaatctgttggCCTGCTTGCAACATGAGCTGACAGTAGGCATTCAGCTTGAGTGTGGAGTTAGCTCTATGGGATCATAAATCTGAGCCAGTGGTTCCTAAAGTGGGTGCAACAACACTGTGGGGGGGTGCTTATGTTCCCCAAGgtttttcatttaatgtttatttttctaaataaaacaacttttcattacaaaaatacatctttaaacatatttaacagGACACTATAAAATCAATCTTAACAAAGTTGGTTTGGGACCCTTGTAAGGTTGTATAGTTTAAATGTAAAGTCTTTGCAGTCACACATGAGCTTATTTTTTACTGCACACGATTAACCTGACCCTCCTTAAAAAGCAATACTAATCTGACTTGATTGGGTTTTCAGTTTGAGGTTGACCAATGTTTCTCACCAACAGCAAGAAGAGTGGCAAAGTTAAGACCGCCTACAAGCGCGAGTTCGTCAACCTTGGCTGTGATGTCGACTTCGACTTTGCTGGCCCCACTATCCACGGGGCTGCCGTTGTCGGCTACGAGGGGTGGCTCGCCGGCTACCAGATGAGCTTCGACACTGCCAAATCCAAGATGACCCAGAACAACTTTGCCATTGGTTACAAGACTGGAGACTTCCAGCTCCACACCAATGTGTAAGTTACTGACTCCTCACTAACGGGGTGGAGTCTTCATGCCACTTACATTCAACAAAGAGAAGCGTAACTTTTCAACTTGTATATAGGTAGCTGtacatgtgtgttcatgtgcaaaCCATTGGTTAAATAacgaataaaacatttaacaatgAAAAAGTCCAACACAAAACCTCACATGGCTTTATGGAGGCTGCTATGGTTAAATACAAACCAATACATCCCGAGAAGCTTTTACAGTCAAGTAAAATGCACCAGTTTCATCCAAACGAATGAACCCTCTAAATGGGTGTATGGATAAAAACAGTATTTCTTTAGATACATCACAGGAAAGATAATAGGTTTGTTCATTTAGCAAATccaaaatgacaataaaattaataatagcttgaatttatatagcgcctttcaagagacccaaggacgctttacatgtgTCCGTGGGGACAAAAGAGAAAGTAATTCGCACAAAACAGGATAGAAATAACCTGCACTAATGGCAGGGTGGAGCCTATAAATAACATTAACTTTGAGCcaaagctgcagctgtaacagtAACATTTCAATACATAAATATGCCATCACTACTCATTTATTAAAACTGGCCTGATGGATTCATTTTCTGCCACAATGAATCAGTTTGTTGGTTTTGTAGTTCTTAATTTctgactgaataaaaaaatataaaattaaaggAAGAGGATGGAGACACTTAAAACCTCTTTAGCTTCCAAATATTTACTGTAGCTGGatatttctcatttgttttagGAATGACGGAGCAGAGTTTGGAGGCTCCATCTACCAGAAGGTGAGCGACAAGCTGGAGACAGCCGTCAACCTGGCCTGGACCGCTGGCAGCAACAGCACACGCTTCGGTATTGCAGCCAAGTACCAGCTGGACAAGGATGCCTCCATCAGTGTAAGTAGAGCAGCACAGACTCTCAGAGCAAGGTGGATAAGGCAAAAGAAAGACGTGACCACTAATCATCTACTGActtgtaatgttttgttttttctaggCTAAAGTGAACAACAATAGCCTTGTTGGTGTTGGATACACCCAGACTCTTAGACCAGGTAagtttgtttcctgcaggttCATGAACAGTGGAAACATGTGTCGTACAAAACGTTTGCAGTTAACATTCATTTTAGTTAATCCCCTACATGTTTAGTTCACCTACTTAACACTTCTACACTTTGCTCCCGAGTCCTTGTATTCACCACTGAAACTCAGACTAGGACTGTACCATTAAACCATAAAGATAATTATCGCACAATAACATTTCCTCGATAGTAATATAAGACATGgtcgatagaactcattccatccattttttgacagacaacacgaacagcTAATGAGTATAGTGCTGCACCGAACCAATCATGTGCTTGGAATAGAGCCATATCAGGTTAGGTTCACGCACAGAGTGTAGGAGtagcagccagcagcagcccaCATGCTAATGTTTGTGGTACTGTAGCCGTGCACACCAGTACGTCAGGAGTGGGAGcgagataaaagagaaaatgacgaCAGAAAATGTTAACGAAAACTCGAGCGACAGCTTTACCGCAGAAGACTCCACAGCCAAGGCTCAAGAGACGAGGACTTAGTTGAAAAGAAGGGTCAGAGGAATTCTGTAGTGTGGAGATAGTTTGGCAATTTAAAGATGAGTGGCGTTCACTGCAAATTGGGTCAAAAGCATGTTCCCACAAAGATGGGTAATGCCACTGTAATCTTTTTTTACCATCTGAAGAAGAAATGACTGTGTTGACTGATATTTGtcataagattttttttttctccataatCGCCCAGCCATAACATTCTGACCTAGAATATACTCATTTATAGCTACAAGTAACTACCTACGTTTCCCATCAACCCCTAATCCCCTACTTTCAAACTCTGACAATCAATTCAGTGTTTGCACATGAAATGCCTAACGTTGGTTCCTCTTGCCCATGCAGGCGTGAAACTCACCCTGTCCGGACTGGTCGATGGAAAGAACATCAACGCCGGAGGCCACAAGCTCGGTCTGGGCCTGGAACTGGAAGCCTAAGCTTTCCTCATACTGCAAAGGACTAGGGAATATCAGAAGAATCTGGCCTTAAAATGTATGTCCAACTCAAACCAGCAAAGGGATATCTGGGAGAGATCGAGTGAAAGGCTACGACAGCAAACTTCAAACTTGGGTGCCACTTCCAACTCGGTGCTTCTGTCATTTTACCTTTGTTGCTTTTTTGCTTTGTAACTGCGTCTATTCAAGAGACAGTTGGTGGTGTACTATTTATAAAACATTGTCATTGTTCCTGTCCATCACTGCCATAATAATGAAATCCAATACAATCCCTTTGCCTGtcatcagctgtgtgtgactTTATTTGGAAATTATCCCAGACactctgttttttttggtgAGAACATCGGGTGATAGTTTGTGTGGTGAGCGATGTCATACCTTCTCACTGATTTATGCACTCACAATCATCTGATATTCCTTTGTCATCTTTTGCAAACCTTGTTAAGTACACTAggcttttttctgcttttatttaaatactgcTGCACCCTTTCTGTCATGCACACAAGGACAAACTATAGctctaatgttttgttttgtgtcggTCATCTGGGTTTGTGACCTTTACCTGGGAAGTTTTCGTGAAGTTGGCTCCTTAAGGAACCTGTAAACGTGGCCGACCAAGcagaatttagtttttgtttattctgtactAACAGACAACCGGGGCACACAATGTTCACAATAATGCCAAACTATCCTTGTCCAGAAGAGGTGTGACTTAgttgcacacatgcactcttGGTTTTTCCATGTACCGGGCACTGACTGAGCCCACAGGAAGTCTTGGAGGTCCTTATGTGTATGTATAAGTTTTCAATAAAGTCTTTGAACTCCACAGatgcatgttttattaatgtgatATTATAGTTTCACAACAAAAACGGCTCATTTACTAGTTTGCTTAATGTTCACCATTAGAAGTCTGGGATCAGTAGTTAACTGAGTGCTAATCAAAGTAATTAATAGTCTAGTTTTCAGTTACATCCAATATCTTATCTGACCTGTTAAGGTAACTTACTTAATGGAAAAAGTTATTAAAGACTCCAGAAACATCTTCAGAAATTTTTCAGAGGTCCTGCAGTCTATTTAAAGACCAGTCGACCTATAATTAGACTGCACAGTGGGGTTTTTTTAGTGTCACTAACAGCAGTCTCATCTTAAGTCTTTAATCTCCTGCATCTTTGCTCACTAGAAATGAAGCCGTTTCTGTCAAATCATCTCGACCTCAGTCATATTTCAGCAGTGAGTCTCCATTTCCATGTCCTAGAGTGAAGTTGAAGTCCTTGACGGGAGGGTTCTGCGTCTGAGTTAGtgattcaagttttattttggaaaggATGATGCATACTTCCACTGCAAACTCGTTTTTCACTTAGGACTGTTTGGTTTGATGAGAGTACCTGAACTCCAGGGTCTTGTTATGAATACCTGAGATGTGTTGGCTTTAAGAGGAAATGAATAAAAGGCAAATGAAACCAAATAGACACTTTCTTACAAAGCATTAATATAGGAATTAAATTCTACAAAGATATGAGAAGTAAATGAAAGGACAAGgttaatttatacatttaaataacaaaaccaTTGAAAACCAGCTGAGATGAAATGCCTTTATTTATTACACATCAATGCTCTGCTGTTCTCTACAGTCACTAATATGCTCATGCATGCCCCATTGCTTTGTTCACATACTGAGTTAAAGGGAATGACATAGATGACAAGATCCACTTATTGCTGACATGAAAAGAAGAGTTGAAATCAGTCAATGAATGATGCACCTTCATCACAGCAAAAAACAAATTGCATCAAATTGCAGTGGCATAcagtcatttatattttatatcaacAGGACTGActtatttcaaatattaaacATCTTGTGTTCTCCTTTGCAGAAACATATTACTctagattatattatattcaaagTGTAGCTCAGAATTACAGTACTTTTTGATCTTGCATTTGTGTGTAAGTAAGATAAATTCACTTTGCATTGTTCACATTCATAATCATGTTTGTGTGGTGAGTCAAACAATTTGAATAGATTACAAAGTGACGTAGGAGTTTAAAGTCGGATCTGCTGCAGACGGAAGAATCGTGCgctctctgtttttcattttcaagaagaattacagcagcagcagttttcttctctttgctcCGTTCAGGCCTTGCAGTTGCATCTCCATTAGTTTAACCATTCCCTAGTTTCAGCTTCAATTTCCCtgatatttgcattttattttaaccccttttttaaattaaacgCTCCTCTTACTTCTGCGAATTATTCTCCATTTTGTCAGTCTGTTCTGACTTCGGAACCTGGCTCCTTTCTTTCCCAGGCATCTCATTGATTTCTTCGCTAGTTGTCTTTACATTTGGCAAAACAATTCGGtctgtttcagttttatcttCACTGTTTCTCTCGTCCTTTACTTCAGCTAAGCTGCTTTTGTCAGATGTGCTTTTTGCTacttgttcttctttttctttctcactttcaGATTTATCGATTTCCTTCCGCTCAGTACggctgttttccttttcctctctcctgaGTGTTGTGCTTGAAGTTGCTTGAGCCTTTTCTGAAAGCTCCTCTGTCTCTAGGGAGGCAGTGCTCTTTATCTCTGTTGTAAAATCACTGCTTTTCTTATCCTGCACTTCAACAGCACTGCTCAGCTCAGTTTTGCCTGATTCTTTGGTCAAGACCTCATCAACTGGCTGCCTCACTTGAATTGAGATAAGATTATCTTTAAGTGcatcttgtttttcattattcacgagttcctcctccacagagacCTCCGATTTTGAGTCTTTCCGAACTGTTGCCTTTGTCACTggatctttttcttctttagtgTTTTCAGCTacttttttctgttgctcattttcttcttcatcacgACTCTCACTTAATATAACTTTGCTTTGAGTGTTTTGGTCTCTGCCACTCACACCTTCTCTGTCAGCttcttcagtttcctctgaCTCCTCTCTTCTATCTGGACCCTTCTCAccatcctccacctctccaGGACTCCCTCGATCCCCGTCATCCCCTCCGTTCACTGAGTTTCCTTCTGACGGATTCTGCTGACTGTCAGACACCTGCTCACTTTCTTCCTCTCGACTGTCTTtattatcctcctcctcctcctcactgcccCCTCTATCCCTTTTGGCACGCTCCCACTCATCTTTCCACgcttctgtctcctctgatcCCGTGTCCTCAAATTCTGACATCTCAATTTCCCTGGTGGTCTCCGTTATGATCTCCTCCACAAACTTGTACTGGGGCTCCGCTCGTCTGTGCGGGCCCCCTGGCCGGCTGAGGCAGGGGAGGGTGTAGACGGGGGACTGGTGGTAGATGTAGGGCAAGGAGACGTGGGTGTCTGACAGAGTGGATAGTCGAGCTTCCTCGCTACAGAGAAGTTT encodes the following:
- the LOC117776018 gene encoding neurofilament light polypeptide; translated protein: MDNRAALPSRIQPRWPGFDPAAVVIKGTRSTLTSPLSGPCNEKELMHGLNDRLAGFIGTVHQLEQQNHLLEREIQELRGKAKPASCLEEEYGPELGRLRRVVQDITQQKHRIEIEHQDLEEEVSSVRRQHEQEARSRSDAQSNIVALKKDIDDAYRVKLLLDKKAQSLVDELHLLKGNHEAEVSEMFGQIQDLQENVEAHGFGAPGVTAALRDVRAQLEGHAVSEVWQVGETFRSQFARLTEAAEAKREALKATQQEVQEYRRRLQARSTELDCAKGTRDALEKQLREVEDRHEEEIIHYQTTIKELENELIDCKFDMSGYLREYQDLLNVKMALDVEILSYRKLLCSEEARLSTLSDTHVSLPYIYHQSPVYTLPCLSRPGGPHRRAEPQYKFVEEIITETTREIEMSEFEDTGSEETEAWKDEWERAKRDRGGSEEEEEDNKDSREEESEQVSDSQQNPSEGNSVNGGDDGDRGSPGEVEDGEKGPDRREESEETEEADREGVSGRDQNTQSKVILSESRDEEENEQQKKVAENTKEEKDPVTKATVRKDSKSEVSVEEELVNNEKQDALKDNLISIQVRQPVDEVLTKESGKTELSSAVEVQDKKSSDFTTEIKSTASLETEELSEKAQATSSTTLRREEKENSRTERKEIDKSESEKEKEEQVAKSTSDKSSLAEVKDERNSEDKTETDRIVLPNVKTTSEEINEMPGKERSQVPKSEQTDKMENNSQK